Proteins from a single region of Dictyostelium discoideum AX4 chromosome 5 chromosome, whole genome shotgun sequence:
- the gxcE gene encoding RhoGEF domain-containing protein (pleckstrin homology (PH) domain-containing protein), which translates to MGNNNSTTSSNSGGGSNSKNDEDESTKKKRELILEEIIQTEKSYVTYLSAIQEVYIDPLRNQHKSLIKEEHIKSIFLTEDLLKFHVEFFTELAICYNSFSWSNDILPPNSLTKTTVTTTNQNRLSTVTTTTTTFSSPNSKPQKLKEITSLESTVAITNIFNKNQENFKMYSNYIIGYDASVTLLARLRKKKDFSNFLEKCRNDSRCNGLDLNSILIMPVQRLPRYVLLLSELIKQTPPNHANVKLLNKCLKGIKEVTSFINEAKRDDDNQIKTQQLQETIIDKVNIHENGRKYILDGEFFIHSIYPLKEEDSLLKRLKKYRSGGKSSSDELTEQWVFPDEFKVSKETIFYSFNDCLVLLQKAQKSILSGLKSNNRIWNIIDVSLSSKIRVIDVLDIFNLTNSILLFMEKSIYFVQLKNIDKEKFIKTLLMTKATSDWKDLDNNENNNNNNNNIVADDLPSVLSLRPAIESSSSGSKGFFSNLTSSSSTSLSTSTTSASSQNHKKSQSTTTTSTKNNSKITNKSSPSQSNPPPPRKSTIFASSEKKS; encoded by the exons atgggtaataataattctacaacatcatcaaatagtggtggtggtagtaatagtaaaaatgatgaagatgaatcaactaaaaaaaagagagaatTAATATTAGAAGAAATTATACAAACTGAGAAATCTTATGTAACTTATTTATCAGCGATTCAAGAGGTTTATATTGACCCATTAAGAAATCAACATAAGTCATTAATAAAAGAAGAacatattaaatcaattttcttAACtgaagatttattaaaatttcatgtTGAATTCTTTACAGAGTTAGCCATTTGTTATAACTCTTTCAGTTGGTCAAATGATATCTTACCTCCCAATTCTCTAACTAAAACAACAGTAACTACAACCAATCAAAATAGATTATCAACAGTTACCACCACTACAACCACTTTCtcatcaccaaattcaaaacctcaaaaattaaaagaaatcacCTCATTGGAATCAACTGTTGcaattacaaatatttttaataaaaat caagaaaattttaaaatgtatagtaattatattattggaTATGATGCATCAGTGACATTATTAGCGAGATtaagaaagaaaaaagatttttcaaattttttagaaaaatgtAGAAATGATAGTAGATGTAATGGACTTGATTTGAATTCAATATTGATTATGCCAGTTCAACGTTTACCACGTtatgttttattattgagtgaattaattaaacagaCACCTCCAAATCATGCaaatgtaaaattattaaataaatgtttaaaagGTATTAAAGAAGTTACTTCTTTCATTAATGAAGCAAAAAGAGATGatgataatcaaattaaaactcaacaacttcaagaaacaataattgataaagtt aatattCATGAAAATGGtagaaaatatattttagatGGTGAATTTTTTATACATTCAATTTATCCATTAAAAGAAGAggattcattattaaagagATTAAAGAAATATAGATCAGGTGGTAAATCATCAAGTGATGAATTGACTGAACAATGGGTATTTCCAGATGAATTTAAAGTTTCAAAAGAGACAATATTCTATTCGTTTAATGATTGTTTAGTGTTATTACAAAAGGCTCAAAAATCAATACTAAGTGGTttgaaatcaaataatagaaTTTGGAATATCATTGATGTTTCATTATCAAGTAAAATTAGAGTTATTGACGttttagatattttcaatctaacaaattcaatattactatttatggagaaatcaatttatttcgttcaattaaaaaatattgataaagagaaatttattaaaactttattaatGACAAAAGCAACTTCTGATTGGAAAGAtttagataataatgaaaataataataacaataataacaacataGTAGCAGATGATTTACCAAGTGTATTATCATTAAGACCTGCTATTGAAAGCAGCAGCAGTGGTAGTAAAGGattcttttcaaatttaacttcttcatcttcaactTCTTtatcaacttcaacaacttcTGCTTCTTCacaaaatcataaaaaatcacaaagtacaacaacaacatcaactaaaaataatagtaaaattacaaataaatcatCTCCAAGTCAATCAAATCCACCACCTCCTAGAAAAAGTACAATATTTGCTTCTTCAGAAAagaaaagttaa